The Brassica napus cultivar Da-Ae chromosome C1, Da-Ae, whole genome shotgun sequence DNA segment agtatcaGAGAGAATTGTGCTTTATGTGATCTTTATTCTATAGGATCTTCTGTCAAGAAGCAGCGGCTATTTAAAACGCCACCTAACGGACGTTGACGAATTAACTCTCTCACCGCCGTTAAACATAACAGCCGAAACGTTCTCGTTGGTAACTGCTTTCTGTTATGGCGCTCACATTGAGCTAACGCCGTTCAATGTCGTTTCGCTGAGAGTCGCCGTCGAGCTTCTTCTGATGATTAGAGATAACCTGAAGAACTTAACGGAGTCATATCTTCGACGAGTCGTCTTCGTCAACGCTAACTACATCAGCATCGTTCTCCGTTCATGCCTCGCCTTGCTTCCGGAGTCGGAAACGGCGGCGTTTTTAGTCGGAAGATGCATCGAAGCTTTGACGGAGATCGGAGACGGAGACTCCGTCAACGAGTTTCTCGAGCAAGCCGTTATACTTCCCGCCGGAAATTTCGTCGTCGTCGCCGACGCCGTGCAGCAGCATTTCCCGCGCCACGATTTGCTTTACAGAGTCGTTGATGCTTACGTGAAGGTACTCAGGGCTAATTTCGTCATTGTGATTTGACTGATTACGTTACGTGTCGGCTTTTAATTGGATGGATGATTTTGCAGGAGCACAACGGAGAGATAACGGAGGAGGAGAAAGTTGAGATATGTAATTCGATAGACTGCGACAAACTCTCGCCGCCGTTACTCCTTCACGCCGTCCAAAACCCGAAAATGCCCCTGAGGTTTATCGTACGCGCCATGCTACAAGAGCAGAACAACACGCGCCGCTCGATCATAGCTGCCGCGGATTCTGTCGCCACCACCGGCGCTCCTGCCGGACATCGACACCGAGAGGACTCCTCCGCGACGCTGGAGTCGCTTCTACAGCGAGACACGGCGGCGAGGCAAAACTACCGGCTAAGAGCAGCGATGGATTCAACAAGCTCGAGGATAAAGAGCTTGGAGAAAGAGCtcgaggagatgaagaaacTCATATCGAAAGAATCACAACGGATCATGGAGTCTAATTCAAGGAGCGTGATGGACTCTGCTCGATCCGCGAGCTTCCACTGCGTTCACCGAACGAGTAACAACGTAAACAAGAtgcagagaggagagagaggttCGGTTTCATTACTGAGCACGACTTTCCTGCGAGGGGGAACCTCTCCTCCGCCGCAGCACCGACGAGAGAAAAGTCTGGGGAAAAGACTGATAAATGGATTAAAGAATGCTTTCTCTTCATCATCACCCAAACAAGGAGCCAAGAAAAATGCGAATACAGTTGATGAGATTTATGATGGGTTAGAAGATATCGTATGGACCAAAGAAGATGACAACGTCTCAGAAGagcttcactctcactacatcAAAAACTtatgatctctctctctatctcttacCAGATTCCATAATCTTCCCTCGGTAAAGTTTTGTAGCCAAAGAGTGATTCTACTGTTGTAACTGGTTACCAATTTAAGGAATACCGTGAATGAatggaaataaaaaaatgaaacttaaaTAAATGGAATAAAGGAAGTTATGGAATAAAGAAATTGAATTCCATTCCATTCATTCCAGTTAttcatgagtttttttaatcatttatctatattattaaaattgaagtatcTTTTTGGTACTGTTTGTAAACTTAGATAGTATATTaaatgaaagttgtttggaaacaaggataacagattaaattttttttttatttacatatttagtcaCTGTATTTCTTTCTCATTTACAGATTCTGGAAACACGTATAGcagattaaatatttctttttatttacacatttagccattgtatttcttttttatttacaaatctgccacttcacttaaaatcaaaattttaaattaattaattacaatgaattgttatttctttttgctgaaaataaaaacacaaattgtaatatataatatatattaatctgctacaatacaattttcaagaaaaccaaatatcataaaattaataataattcataaaaacctactgtaaaaaattaaatcatttttaaataaataaacaaaaaatcaataggttaatatatgaatattacaattacatcaaattgcatcaagttataaaattataaatataatattacgtatagataaaaaaatattatcaaacatctatattataatataatatattctacactaaatatattttacaaaacataaaaatataaatggacattttataaaatcaatgatttataaatttacattgaacGTAAGTTAAATCCAACAACCGCGCGGGGGCGCGGGTCAAGATTTAGTGAATGTTTTATAACTACATTCTATTTTGTCCAGACATTTCAAAAGGAATCATTGGAAtgagatttgttttttgttccattgaaatggtaaaaaaaaattggaatctGTAGGAATAAGTCATTCCAAACAATTTCATTCCAAAAAATTGTAATCCAGTTGCACCctaggtttcttcttcttcttcatgtaaTGAGATTTCCATTTGTTTACCTCCAAGTGGATGGATGGATCTTTACGATTTTGCACATCTCCACGTAGAGTTTTTGTTTAGCTGCAAATCTATATATACATGTTAGCAGAGAGAGATTGATTGGTTAAGTTCATGTGTTACTGTACTAACACAagaatggaagaagaagagagaagtaTATAATTTTACCTGCAATGCACGTGTACCCATTTTTCTCCTcttactttcttcttcttctttcttagcTTTAGCTTTTGCAGCCGCATCTTTAGCCTCTTTTCTAGCTGCGGCCTAACTTAGCTGCTTCATTTTATCCGAGCAGCTTCTTTTTGGGTCAAATAATTTTCTGGAAGGATTGATACTAACAATCAAGATTCAGAGAGGGCGTGTGTGATGACTAACCAACATGATCAAAGATGATGCCAGTTGAACACAGCTTAAATAAACGAACTCCACAGTCATTCGCGGGTTCTTCGTCCTCGGAAACATTGACACAAAGTCTAGAGTACTCTCCACCATTTCATCCAAGAGCTTCTTCACCTGGTTTTAAAGCATCTCTTGACCAGCAACAATTATCAACTTGATGAAGCAATAACTAACTAGCATTAACAAAGACTAGAGATAGACTTGGTAGCAAACAGCATGAacaaaactttccaaaatacaGTAACACTCAACTAAGGTTAGAACGCTATAGACACTGACACCATTATCCAAACATCTCTAAGGAAACAAAGTCTAGTTTAGTTTCCCATGAGAAGAGCTATAAAGCACATGAAACTTCGCATCAATGTATTTATGTATGAGAACGTCCATTTGGGCATGTGTTAGTATTTTTAGGTTTGATTCGAAGAACGGTGGTGGTGGCTATCGAATTGATGGCAGCTTTCCCATTGGGATCTTCCTCTTAGCTGCTGCTATCTCCTCCACTTTTCTCCCCATTAGCCATTCCTTCACCGTctccgttaaaaaaaaaaaagtgtcctGAAAGAAATGTAACAGAACTCATACTTTTATCAAACTGATCTGATATTAACAAAGGCCTGCGATCTCTTCTATACATGTAAGGCTGTAACAACAACACAACCATAATAATGCACAACAGACGaaagaaagaggaagaagaatacACAagtgaaaaaagagtttgaaaagctatgtcttttttttctcaAGCAATCTCCTTCCCTCCTCTTGAAGGCAACCGCCATTGTCTATGCCAATACACAGAAACTCTCGACCACATAGGAAACCCAAAACTAGACTCAAGAGGTCTATCAGCCGGTCCACCAACTATCAACGGCAGCCACAAATACCTCGAATCTCTCAAATCCGCAGGATTCCACCTATCAGCCATAAATATAAACCCACCAGGAACACCAGGTAACGGCACCACATACGTCCCCTGCGCGAAAAAACGTCGTCGACCGGAAAACATTGTTCCCGCCAACACAAGGGTTCCCCAACGTCTCCCACGGACCCATGATCGACTCCGCTGCATGAGCCAACGCTTCGTTTGGTGCCCACCCCGTGCAACCAGACGTGATCATGTAGTATGTGTTCTGGTGTTTGAAAACAGCTGGTGCTTCTCTGTGTTGTCCCACCATGATTCTCTTCATAACCGGTTCAACATCGAGGTAATCTTCGGTTAACGGACCAATGTGGACAACGCTGTTGTCTTCTGATGAGTAGACCAAGTAGGCGGAGTTGTCGTCGTCTTTGAAGACAGTCATGTCTCTGCTGTCGAAACCGTGTGGTGACTTGCTGTATAAGTAATCAAACGGACCGGTTGGGGTGTCGCTAATGGCTACACCAACGGAAGCTTTAGTGTAGTTTGCGTCGTCTACATGCATCCACATCACGTATTTACCGGTGTCTGAATTGTAAATCACTTTAGGCCGCTCGAGAACGTTGAGCTTGTGCAAGTCATGTGTCTCGTCTGTTTCTTCGGCTGCTAAGACAACACCTTCGTTCTTCCATGTCCATAAGTCTTTCGACGAGTAGCATCCAACACCGATTATATCAACCTGAAAACAAATCCAAATAAACTGTTTTaaacacattttatttttatttttttttaataccaaGAGGTTCTGGGCCTAATCCCGTAATTCTCCAAGCCCGAAACTAcaacatataatattagttaAAGATTCATCCCAGCAGTCATTTGAACCGGAAACTCCTGGCACAATGGCCAGGGTCCTTCCAGTTGAGCCACCGACGATATAGTAACGGAGAGAAAGAACTTACTCGAGCTGCTCCTTTCTTGTGAGAGTGATACGTTACTCCATCTTTATATTCACCATACCAATAGTAACTCTTGGACTTTTCATCATACAACATGCCACCACCGTGTGCTTGAATCGGATTCCCTTCCGTCTCCAACCAAATCTTCCCAGGGAAGAAGCGGTGCAATGTGTCATTACCACCATCTTTGGTCGGACCATAGCTGGATTTCATGTCGGGGAAGAAGAGATGGCGAATCTGAGAGTTTTCGTCTAGAAACTCTTCGACTAGAGTGGTTGGTCTTTTGATTGCACGTGGAGAACGCTTCCTAGGAGGAGGCATGTGAATGTTCGCTTCTTCAACTCGTTCGAGCTCACGTACAATGGGATGGTGGATTAGTAACTGAGAAGAGACTTCAAGAGTATCTACACTATAGTTTCTTCGGTATAGCATGATTAGATGAATCATGAAAACACATCCCACCAGTGTTGATACTAAACGCAATAACGTTGTTGGTTTCTTGTTGTGCTTGTTCTTCACCATcctctgttttttgtttttctttattccAAGATTTATCTCCACAGTACACAACCTAATTCAGATACAACACACCCAGAACAAGAACACATAAGCATCTAATTAAGcaaagttttgtctttttttttttttttgagtggGAACAATACAATGTTGTCTTAAGCTATGACAAATCAAGAAACTGTTCTAATTAGGCAGAATGTCCAATACcaagatccaaaaaaaaaacagaagctagACTCTAGAGACCAGTATTTTCAAGCTGAAGAACATCGGGAACTCACCTGAAAGACAAGCCGGAACCGAATTTTCCGACAAGTGATATAATCCCGTAGACTCTCAATATCTTAGCTTTCTCCAAACTAAGAAATGGCTCAATCAAACACCAAAGTTTCGATTTACAATTGGTTAAGATTCTCCGAAGCTAAATTACAGAACACAGAACGAGATTTGGGGAAATAAGAGAATCGGGTCGGTGAGGTTTTGGTTAATAAAGATCTGTCACGGGACAAAGAGAGgtctttgatgatgatgatgatgatgatcatgatGATGATTCAGACGTGCGACCAAAAGGACGAGACATATAGTTTTTAACTCGCCTGATGAGTTTCtgtctttctgtttttttttttcttttttaagtttttttcttgGGATCTTGCCGTTCTCGTTATTCAACTAATTTATCTTCATTTAAAGAAATGCAATCAATGATTGCCGCGTTCATGCTTTCATTCAAAGAAATGTAACGATGTTTCTGTTAATATATTTCTCCACGAGTCCATAACCGTAGGAATCACTAAGTAGGAATTATTCTTTGTTATATGTTCTTTTTAACCACAGTTTGTTATATGTTAATGAAgtgtatatattgttttatcaCTGAAACCGATAGAATCATTTGTGATCTTACGTCTGGCTTAGTATTGTAACAgttagatctctggttagcaaaagACTAAACAAAAATGTGAGAACATAATTGTAGAAATccgttaaacaaaaaaaaaaaaaaaaatggtcgaGTATCATTGTGGTGGTCGAGTTGCGGGTGATAAGGATCGATCaagaagttt contains these protein-coding regions:
- the LOC106402824 gene encoding BTB/POZ domain-containing protein At3g49900 isoform X2, which translates into the protein MKRWTSLGHVDTINEEEDYMDHSSSFSSSSSSLSPSPQPRISLSSPSMELESRVNKWFHLHKDLLSRSSGYLKRHLTDVDELTLSPPLNITAETFSLVTAFCYGAHIELTPFNVVSLRVAVELLLMIRDNLKNLTESYLRRVVFVNANYISIVLRSCLALLPESETAAFLVGRCIEALTEIGDGDSVNEFLEQAVILPAGNFVVVADAVQQHFPRHDLLYRVVDAYVKEHNGEITEEEKVEICNSIDCDKLSPPLLLHAVQNPKMPLRFIVRAMLQEQNNTRRSIIAAADSVATTGAPAGHRHREDSSATLESLLQRDTAARQNYRLRAAMDSTSSRIKSLEKELEEMKKLISKESQRIMESNSRSVMDSARSASFHCVHRTSNNVNKMQRGERGSVSLLSTTFLRGGTSPPPQHRREKSLGKRLINGLKNAFSSSSPKQGAKKNANTVDEIYDGLEDIVWTKEDDNVSEELHSHYIKNL
- the LOC106402824 gene encoding BTB/POZ domain-containing protein At3g49900 isoform X1 — protein: MKRWTSLGHVDTINEEEDYMDHSSSFSSSSSSLSPSPQPRISLSSPSMELESRVNKWSLVHNSKPDALVHVGGTRFHLHKDLLSRSSGYLKRHLTDVDELTLSPPLNITAETFSLVTAFCYGAHIELTPFNVVSLRVAVELLLMIRDNLKNLTESYLRRVVFVNANYISIVLRSCLALLPESETAAFLVGRCIEALTEIGDGDSVNEFLEQAVILPAGNFVVVADAVQQHFPRHDLLYRVVDAYVKEHNGEITEEEKVEICNSIDCDKLSPPLLLHAVQNPKMPLRFIVRAMLQEQNNTRRSIIAAADSVATTGAPAGHRHREDSSATLESLLQRDTAARQNYRLRAAMDSTSSRIKSLEKELEEMKKLISKESQRIMESNSRSVMDSARSASFHCVHRTSNNVNKMQRGERGSVSLLSTTFLRGGTSPPPQHRREKSLGKRLINGLKNAFSSSSPKQGAKKNANTVDEIYDGLEDIVWTKEDDNVSEELHSHYIKNL
- the LOC106402824 gene encoding BTB/POZ domain-containing protein At3g49900 isoform X3, giving the protein MDLLSRSSGYLKRHLTDVDELTLSPPLNITAETFSLVTAFCYGAHIELTPFNVVSLRVAVELLLMIRDNLKNLTESYLRRVVFVNANYISIVLRSCLALLPESETAAFLVGRCIEALTEIGDGDSVNEFLEQAVILPAGNFVVVADAVQQHFPRHDLLYRVVDAYVKEHNGEITEEEKVEICNSIDCDKLSPPLLLHAVQNPKMPLRFIVRAMLQEQNNTRRSIIAAADSVATTGAPAGHRHREDSSATLESLLQRDTAARQNYRLRAAMDSTSSRIKSLEKELEEMKKLISKESQRIMESNSRSVMDSARSASFHCVHRTSNNVNKMQRGERGSVSLLSTTFLRGGTSPPPQHRREKSLGKRLINGLKNAFSSSSPKQGAKKNANTVDEIYDGLEDIVWTKEDDNVSEELHSHYIKNL